In Mucilaginibacter auburnensis, the genomic stretch GGTTGGTATCACTGGAGTAAAAAATCACCGACGGACAACCTTGCGCCGGTGGTTAAGATCAATGGCCGGCAAACATGGGTAGCTATATTTAGCATTGCGGCGGTCACCGTATTTTTAGGATCAGTGTTGCGGTACACTTCAGCATCATACCCCTATCTGGATAGCTTTTGCGCGGCATGTAGCGTAGTTGCACAGGTATTACTAGCACGCAAAGTTTTAGAGAACTGGCTGATCTGGACTTTTGTAAATATTATTTACGTTGGAATTTATATTTTCAAAGACCTGCATATTACTGCTTTAATGTATGCAATTTATATCCCGATAGTTATTTCGGGCTATTTAGATTGGAAAAAAGAAGTCAAATGATATCGGAATTCGGATTTGTCTTATTTCGCATATCGAATTTTCGATTCGGGTTTAGTCAATTTAACCTGTTTGAAAATTCTGATTTAGTTACTTTTACTGTTTCGATATAATATGCAGGAATCCGAAATCGAACATCTGAAATCCGACATAAAAAAAATTGCAATTGTTGGACCTGAGTCAACCGGCAAGTCTACCATGTCGGCATGGTTGGCGGAGCATTACGGGACGATATGGGTGCCTGAATATGCACGCGGTTATTGTGAAAAATTAACTGCACCTCCTACCTGGCAGGATGAGATCAATATGTTTTACGGACAAGTGGCGCTTGAACAGGAACTAATTCCTATGGCAGGAAACGGTATTTTGATATGTGATACTACTTTTATAACTGTAAAAATATGGAGCGACCATATTTTTGGTAATTCGCCAAAAGAGGTGACTGATGCGTTGCCTCTGCATAAATATGATCTGTACCTGCTTTTAGATATTGATATGCCCTGGCAGGATGACCCACTGCGCGACTTCCCCAACCTGCGCGAACACTTTATGGATATCTGGCATCGTGAACTTGAAGCATTGAATGCTAATTATGTGGTGATATCAGGCACCGGGCAGCGACGTTATGACAGGGCGGTAGAGGCGATTGATAAATGTTTTTTTGCTTGAAATTTGGCTGAAGCCGTTCTCCTTCAGCCTTTATCCGTCGGCGATAGCGAAGGGTCTTATACGCTCTGCTAACCGAGCGCTTCGTAAAGCGTGGTTTATAAGATCCTTCGCTATCGCTCAGGATGACAGTTTTACTTGGTTATAGGAGGTGTGGTCCACGTGGCTCACCCCCGGCTCTTAGCGGCTCTTGCCGGTTTTTGGGAGCCTTTGGTGGCTCTCAGGGCTCCCGGTGGTTCACCCCGGCCAGAGCCACCACCCGCAATTGATAGACAATAAAAATTTAGCTTGTTATACACACCATAATCAATTACTTTTGCCCTACTACATATTCATACAATGAAACACGAAGACAACAACTATTATTCAGTTTATTATCTTGTTGGTTTGTTAGCAGGCCTTTTCACCGGCGTGGCTACACACAGTGGTCCTGGCTATATAATTGGCCTGGGTGTTACCGGTTTATTGTTTGCCGGTTTCTTCCTGCGCGTGTTCGTTAAAGGACATGAAAAAAACGTCTGATACAGAGTTACCGCCATTTATACGCAGCTGGAACCAATTTTATTGGGTAGTTGTTGTTTGGCTGGTTTTTCTTATCGTCGTATTCTGGCTCATCACTTTATATTTTAGATGAGCGTAATTGATTGGATAGTTCTTGCTGTAACGCTTTTATCTATAGTAACCTATGGTATCTGGAAAAGCGGCTCCAATAAAAATATTGATCAATATCTGGTAGGCGGGCGTTCGCTCCCTTGGTACCACATAGGTCTTTCGGTAATGGCAACGCAAGCAAGCGCCATTACCTTCCTCTCAGCTCCCGGTCAGGCTTATTCAGACGGGATGCGCTTTGTTCAGTTTTACTTTGGTTTGCCCCTGGCCATGATCGTGCTGTGCATCACCTTTGTGCCCATATTTCATAAACTCAAAGTTTACACCGCTTACGAATATTTGGAACAGCGTTTTGACCTGAAAACCCGCTCACTGGTGGCTTTCCTGTTTTTGGTGCAGCGCGGCTTGTCAACAGGTATCACTATCTACGCGCCATCTATCATCCTTTCCACCATCTTAAACATTGATACAACCTACACTACGCTGTTTATTGGTAGTTTGGTAATATTTTATACCGTGTATGGCGGAACAAAGGCGGTATCATACACCCAGCTGCTGCAAATGAGCATTATTTTTTTGGGGATGTTTGCGGCAGGGGCAATGGTAGTGGCTATGTTGCCCGACAATGTTGGCTTTGGTCACGCACTAAAGTTGGCCGGAAAGCTCGGTAAAATGAATGTGATAGACTGGAAGTTTGATCCGGATAGCCGCTATAATATCTGGAGCGGTATTGTTGGCGGTTTCTTTTTGCAGCTGTCTTATTTCGGAACAGATCAGAGCCAGGTTGGGCGGTATTTAACCGGTAGTTCGGTGGGACAAAGCAGGATGGGTTTGATCATGAATGGATTGATCAAAATACCTATGCAGTTTTGTATTTTGCTGATAGGCATATTGGTATTCGCTTTTTATCAGTTTAACAAGCCACCATTGTTTTTTAACCAATACGAGGTTAAACAGGTAGAAGAGAGCCGGTACGCTGCGGAATATACAGCGTTGAATGCACAACATACCGAAGCATTTGAGCATAGAAAAGCTGCCGCCGATGGCCTCGTCAACGCAATCGACAGTAAAAACGAACAAGCGGTTGAACAGGCGCAACTTAAACTAAAAACTGCCGATACAGAAGTTGCTGAGGTGAGAGCGCAAGGTATTGCCTTGATGAAAAAGAATAACAACAAGGCTGATACAAACGATACCAATTACGTTTTCCTGAACTTTGTTACCAACTACCTGCCCAAGGGATTGATAGGTTTGCTTATTGCCATTGTTTTTATGGCGTCTATGGGTTCAACAGCAAGCGCGTTAAACTCGTTGGCCTCAACAACGGTAATTGATATTTATAAACGCAATATCAATAAATCAGCATCCGACAGAAATTATGTGAATGTATCTCGTGCGGCTACGGTATTCTGGGGAGTGGTGTGTATCATTATGGCGCTTTATGCCAGCAAACTGGGTAATTTACTGGAGGCGGTAAATCAGCTTGGCTCTTATATCTATGGAACTATATTAGGGGTATTTGTCACTGCTTTTTACATTAAGCGTGTGAAAGGATCGTCGGTGTTTATCGCTGCAGTGTTGTCTGAGATCATTATCTGTATTTGCGGATACTATGAAGTTGTGGCTTACCTATGGCTGAATGCTATAGGTTGTATTCTGGTGATAGCCCTGGCTTTACTGGCGAATTTGTTTTTTGAGGATAAGGAAAATTAGGGGCAAAATAAATGCCCCTTCGAACTTGCTTCTTAGGGGCATTCAACCTAAACCTTATCACAATTAAACCGGCAAGTGCCGGTTCGTATCACTTGATACAAACACTGTACCAAATTTTTCTATGCCTTTCCCAGTTCGAAATTTAAATCTTTTAGTGTAGCAGTAATCAGTTGACCGAAAAAGTGTATAAAAAATTCAACCATGTGTTTACAATTTTATACACTTTTAACAACATCGTCATTACTTCTTCGTCTGATCAGCCTGTCAGCAAAAAACAGCAACAGCATTATATCAAAGTAAATAAAGGCTTTCCAGGCTGTGGAGTTTATCAATGCACTTGAATTAATTTGCTGAATATGGATGTCCAGCGAGTGATTTCCGATACTTCGCATTGCTCCTTCAAACAACAGAAATGATAAAATACCTAATGTTAGCAACAGTACACCAGCTATTGACGTAATAATGTATTTGTTGATTTTGGTTTTAAGCGGTTTTGCCGCCTGTTCGTTACGAATGGCTTCCATAACATTATAGCTGAAAGCCATTGTCGGCTCCTCTAAAGTGACGGCCGATAGCTCACTTTCCATCTCCAGCATGCTATTAAACGCGTTTCGCCATTGTTCATCACTTTCTATCAAGCCGGCGATAGTTGCTTTATCTTGTTCGTTGCAGGTACCGTCAATATATTCCCACAGTTTTTCTTCCACGTTGCTCATATCAGTTCTTTCACCTCGTGTTTTAAATTTTGTTCCAATTTCTCTTTCAGTCGCTTGCGCGCCCTGAATAGTTTTACTTTAACGCCATTAGTTTCAATACTCATTATCTGTGCTATTTCTTCTAATGACTGCTCTGCGTGATAAAACAGCGTTAAAACGGTAGCGTCGTCAGCGGGTAATTGGCCTATGGCCTCATTAAGATAATATGACCTTGACCTACTCTCGGCCGTATTAACATCAAACCCTGACATTGTACTTTCTATTTGTATATAAGTAGCATCATCATCAAGCGCCACCGTATTATTCGTTTTTTTACGCAGGCTGGTCATTGCGGTAGTATATACAACCGTATACAGCCAGGTGCTGAATTTTGATTCCTGTTTGAAGGAGCTTAAGGCGCGGTAAACTTTAATAAAGCTATCCTGCGCCACCTCCTCTGCATCTTCCCGGCTTTTGGTAAAACGAAGCGCCAGTGTAAACGTGTACCGCTCATAGCGCTTAACCAGCAACGCATAAGCCTGCTGATCGCCTTTAAGCGTTCGTTGTATCAGTTCAATGTCGGTAAGCTTGCTTTGCATGTAATGCCTGATATGACTACGGCTTTTAGCATCAGGTTACACCCTGTATTATAAATATATAAATAATGAGTGTAAGAACGCTTGCTAACTTCCTGCAAATAATTTTAAGGGAACCCGTAACCTGCTAAAAAAAAGCGTAGTCATAGCTGCAAATAACACGGTAAAACACCGCATCATTAAAAACATTAAAAACTTAATATCATGGATAACGTAGCTTTATTGGTCCCCATTTTTGTACCCTTATCATTTTTTGCATTAGTTTTCGGCATTGTTTATCTCCGCAACAGGGAGCGTATGGCTATGATAGAACGAGGCATGGACCCGCGCCTTCAAATTGAGAATACAGGCCCACGCAATTATGTATTAACAACCGGTATGTTAATGATAGGAAGTGGCCTGGGGCTATTTATAGCTAATATGATAGAGTGGTCGTTAAAATTCAATGATCCCGAAGCTATCTATTTCGGTTGTATAGCATTCTTCGGAGGTCTTGGCTTGCTTGGCGCTTATTTGATCGATAAAAAAGCGTCTACGAAGCAGTGATAGTTGATCAGAGATTGGTTGATTAGTGATTAGTTGTTTTTGATGACTATTCATTAATCGCTGACCAATTGATTGGAGATCGGTTGATTAGAGATTGGATGATTAGTAATTAGTTGCTTTGTTAACTATTTATTAATCGCTGACCGTTTGATTAGAGATTAGTTGATCAGTGAGTAGTAGTTTGCTACCTGATCACTAATCTCTGATCAACCAATCAACTACTCACTAAGATACCTCTCCCTCACAATATTCAAATGATGTTGTATGTGGCCCGCCATAGCATAAACCAATGCCCGTACCGAGGTTAAAATGCCATTTGATATAGCCGACATTTCCAGTTGGTCATCTCTTAAATTACGGATCAAAAACACATCTGCTGCTCTTACAGCTTTAAATTCCGCCGCAAGGTCAGCTATATTACGCTTGTTGAAATCAGCCAGCTCAACATAGGTATTCTCATCAAAGCCCGGCAATTCCGCCTGTCCGCGCGAAAAGGCAAACGCCCGGTAGGCAAAGGTGCGTTCGGTATCAATTATGTGGCCAAGTACTTGTTTAAGCGTCCACTTATCGGGGCCGTAAGCGTGCATTGCTTTTTCTTCACTTAGTTTGCTGAACAGATCAAACACCGCATTGGTTTGTTGCTCAAGTAAAGCTATAACATCAGGGGTATTAATTATCAAATTGATGTAGTTGCCCATAAACGGGGCGTGTTCTTCAGGCTTCGGTGGTTTCATATGTTTTAATGGTTTTCAAACTAATGCGGAAAGTTGTGCCCTTGCCCAGCTCTGAGTCGCGCACAACTATGTGGCCGTTGTGATAGTTTTCTACAATACGTTTGGTTAGCGATAAGCCCAATCCCCAGCCGCGTTTGCGGGTAGTATAGCCCGGCTGAAAAACGGTATTAAACTTGCTGCGTGGTATGCCTTTACCCGAGTCAATAATGTCTATATAAACCAGATCCCGGGTTTTAC encodes the following:
- the pnuC gene encoding nicotinamide riboside transporter PnuC, producing MQIAQALQTWWQQQTWQELTGFTTGLLCVYLAAKNIIWNWPLAIISVCFYAYIFFEKHLFADAGLQIYLLIMNVYGWYHWSKKSPTDNLAPVVKINGRQTWVAIFSIAAVTVFLGSVLRYTSASYPYLDSFCAACSVVAQVLLARKVLENWLIWTFVNIIYVGIYIFKDLHITALMYAIYIPIVISGYLDWKKEVK
- a CDS encoding DinB family protein; translated protein: MKPPKPEEHAPFMGNYINLIINTPDVIALLEQQTNAVFDLFSKLSEEKAMHAYGPDKWTLKQVLGHIIDTERTFAYRAFAFSRGQAELPGFDENTYVELADFNKRNIADLAAEFKAVRAADVFLIRNLRDDQLEMSAISNGILTSVRALVYAMAGHIQHHLNIVRERYLSE
- a CDS encoding AAA family ATPase, with product MQESEIEHLKSDIKKIAIVGPESTGKSTMSAWLAEHYGTIWVPEYARGYCEKLTAPPTWQDEINMFYGQVALEQELIPMAGNGILICDTTFITVKIWSDHIFGNSPKEVTDALPLHKYDLYLLLDIDMPWQDDPLRDFPNLREHFMDIWHRELEALNANYVVISGTGQRRYDRAVEAIDKCFFA
- a CDS encoding sodium:solute symporter, giving the protein MSVIDWIVLAVTLLSIVTYGIWKSGSNKNIDQYLVGGRSLPWYHIGLSVMATQASAITFLSAPGQAYSDGMRFVQFYFGLPLAMIVLCITFVPIFHKLKVYTAYEYLEQRFDLKTRSLVAFLFLVQRGLSTGITIYAPSIILSTILNIDTTYTTLFIGSLVIFYTVYGGTKAVSYTQLLQMSIIFLGMFAAGAMVVAMLPDNVGFGHALKLAGKLGKMNVIDWKFDPDSRYNIWSGIVGGFFLQLSYFGTDQSQVGRYLTGSSVGQSRMGLIMNGLIKIPMQFCILLIGILVFAFYQFNKPPLFFNQYEVKQVEESRYAAEYTALNAQHTEAFEHRKAAADGLVNAIDSKNEQAVEQAQLKLKTADTEVAEVRAQGIALMKKNNNKADTNDTNYVFLNFVTNYLPKGLIGLLIAIVFMASMGSTASALNSLASTTVIDIYKRNINKSASDRNYVNVSRAATVFWGVVCIIMALYASKLGNLLEAVNQLGSYIYGTILGVFVTAFYIKRVKGSSVFIAAVLSEIIICICGYYEVVAYLWLNAIGCILVIALALLANLFFEDKEN
- a CDS encoding RNA polymerase sigma factor, with translation MQSKLTDIELIQRTLKGDQQAYALLVKRYERYTFTLALRFTKSREDAEEVAQDSFIKVYRALSSFKQESKFSTWLYTVVYTTAMTSLRKKTNNTVALDDDATYIQIESTMSGFDVNTAESRSRSYYLNEAIGQLPADDATVLTLFYHAEQSLEEIAQIMSIETNGVKVKLFRARKRLKEKLEQNLKHEVKELI
- a CDS encoding DUF6249 domain-containing protein, which produces MDNVALLVPIFVPLSFFALVFGIVYLRNRERMAMIERGMDPRLQIENTGPRNYVLTTGMLMIGSGLGLFIANMIEWSLKFNDPEAIYFGCIAFFGGLGLLGAYLIDKKASTKQ